The following DNA comes from Alienimonas californiensis.
GTGGGGGACGGGCGCCGCGCCACGGCGGGGGGAGCTACGCCGCATCCTGACCGGCCAACGGGGCCGGGACAACGTAGGATCAACGCACTCCGGCCCGGGTTGGATCACGCGGCGCCGCGGCGCCGATTGCGGGGAGAGGGAACGCCGCCCTCCCGGTTGTGCCGGGCCGGGGCGGGCCTATCGTGCCGGCCCCGATCTCTCCTCCTGAGCCAGTGAAGCGCCGCCCGCATGTTCGGACTGCCCACCCCGACGCCGCTGGACCTCCGATTCTCCCTGTTCGGGGTGCCGGTCTGGATCTCGGCGTGGCACTGGCTGGGGGCGGCTTTCTTCGGCTGGCAGTTCGTCCCGGAGGCCTTTGCCCAGGCAGGCGGGGGGACGTTCGTTTCGCACCTGATCGTCACGATCCTGTGTATCTTCCTGTCCATCCTGCTGCATGAGATGGGTCACGCCCTCATGGCCCGGGCGTTCGGGATGCAGTGGTCCATCGTCTTATTGACCTTCGGCGGGCTCGCCTACGGCCAGCGGCCGCCGCGGATTCGCTGGTGGCAGGACGTGCTGGTCGCCCTCGCCGGACCGTTCATCCAACTGCTGCTCGCGCTGGCGCTGATGGTGGGGCTCGCCGCGGTCCCGGTCTTCTTGGACGGAGGGATCGACTCCGCCCTCGCCCTGACGGCGTTGAACACCCTATTGTTCGTGAACGTCGCCTGGCCAATCCTGAACCTGCTGCCGATCTATCCGCTGGACGGCGGGCAGGTGCTCCGGGCGGTGCTGGGCCGCACGCTGCGGCGGGGGGCGGAGTTGTGGACCGTCCGAGTTGGTTTCTTCGTGGCGGTGATGGTGGGGGCGTTCCTGTACGTTCGCTTCCACGCCCTGTTCGCCGCGGTGCTGTTCGGCTTCTTGGCGATGCAGAACTTTCAGGCGATGCAGGCGTCCCGCGGCCGGTGAGCCGCTCTGGCCACAACGCCGCCCGCGGCCGTCAGGCCAGCCGGGAGAGCTTCCGCACGAGCCATTCGAAGCCGAACAGGCCGACGATCAGGAACAGCATCCACCGCACATCCCACAGGGCCCGCACGGACTCTTCGACGGTGACCGTCCGCTCCCGCGATTCGATCAGCCCCGGCAGCGTCTCGGCGGCCTCCGCCAGCGACAGGTAACGGCCGGTGCCGCCCTCGGCAAGGGCGGTCAGCGTGGGCACGTCCTGCCGCACGGTCGCCAGTTCCAACTCCGGCAGCCGGGCGGTGATCGTCGCGGTCACGTCTGCCGCCATACCGACGTCGTCGCCGTCGAGCGTCAGCGTGAAACGCCCGGCCCGCGGCGGGGTGAAGGGGGCCTCGAACCGCCCCGGCCGACCCGGGACCGGCCGCAGCGTGAGCGGGCTTCCCGGCGCCGGGAAGCCGTCCGGCCCCTCGACCGTCACCGTCACCGTGCCCGCCTCCACCGGCTCCCCGCGGGCGTCCCGCAGGCCGACGGCAATCCGCACCGGCTCGCCCACCGGCGTCTCCGGCCGGTCGATCAGGAACAGTGCCGGCTCGTCCCCCTCCGTGGCCCGGCCCTCCGCCGCGGCCCGGATCAGGTTCGTCCAGAACCGCTCGAACAGTTCCGGCCCCTGGCTCCGCAGCCGCCAGAACTCCGAGGTGCCCAGGTAGTACACCCGGCCGCCGCCGTACCGCTGATCGGCGATCAGCACGGTCGCCCCGTCGCCGGTGGTGCGGGGATCGCCGTGCAGCATTAACACGGAGGCGAGGTCCTTCGCTCCGCGGGTCGGGAAGGCTCGATAGAAGCCCTCGAACGCCGCCCAGGCGGAGACGTCCCCCGGCCGCTCCGGGTCGAGGTCCAGCACCCCGGACGCGGCGGCCGCGTCGGTCAGTTCGGGCTGCCAGGGACGGGTGCTCTCGTCGGAGGCTTCCACCAGACTCCGCGCCGCCAGCCGCACCGGGAGCAGGTTGCGGACCGGCCCGTACAACGCTTCGTCGGTCAGCTGCGGCGTGTAGACGTCGCCGGCGGCGAACACAAACCCGCCCCGCTGCCGGTCCACCCAGCGGGTGAGGTTGTCCACGCCCTCCGCCGGGATGCGGGACCAGTCGGCGTCCAGGGCCAGCACCACGTCGTAGCGGTCCGGGCTGCTCTCGGGGCGGGCCTCGCCGGGCGGGCGGAGGGGGAAGTTCTTGGGGAACTCCGCCAGCAGCACGTCGCCGTCCTGGGTGACGCCCGGCAGTTCCGCCGGATCGATCGACTGGAGCAGCACGTCCACCTCCGCGGTCGCCTGCCGGGCGAGTGCGGTCTGCAGGAAGCGGTAATCGCGGTTCGGGCCGCCGGCGATCAGCAGCACGCTGGTCGGGCGACTGCGGGCGCGGACGACGGCGGAGCGGGCGTTGTCGTCGGCGCGGGCCTCCCGCGTGGCGGGCGGCGGGGTGATCGTGACGGTGTAGCGGAAGCGGCCGGCCTCGGTCGGTTCCCGTTCGAACGTCACCTCCGCCGACTCCCCGTCGGCGGGCAGGGCGAGGGTGCGGGTCTCCAGCGTTTCGCCCGGCGTCGTCGCCGGGTCGGACTCCGCCGGCGCCCGGGTCAGGGCGACCGTTGCCGTCTGGCCCGCCAGCCCCTCGGCGGCGAGGAACGCCCGCACCTCGAAGGGGTCCTGTCGCTCGCGCTCCGGGGCGAACCGCACGTCCGTGGGGGCGGAGAGGTCCGTGACCCGCACGTCCGCCGGCCGTTCCGTCCCGCCGACGCCCACCGGGTACAGCGGCACGCCGTCCCGGGCGGCCCGGCCGACCGCGGCGTCGGCCCCGGCCCCGGCGTTCTGCCCGCCGTCGGACAGGATCACCGCCCCGGCCAGCGTCGGACCGCGGACCTGCCGCAGCGCGTCGGCGACCGCCTCGCCCAACCGGGTCTCGCGGCCGTCCGGCTCCAGACGGCCCAGTGCCGCCGCCGCCTCGCCGCCGCGGAGGGGAGCGGAGACGTCCGGCACGGCGGCGTCCAAAGCCTCGCCCTGCGGCAGTTCCGCGATCAGTTCGGCGTCGGAGTCGAACCGGAACAGCTGCACCTGATGGCGGCGGCGTAGCTCCTGGATCAGCGACGAATCGGCGAGCGTTCGGGCCACCGCCTCGGCCCGGGTCTCCTCCGCGTCGGCGCCCGCCGGGTCGGCGGGGAGCTGCATGGACTGGCTCGTATCGATCAGCACCGCGACCCGGCTGGGCCGCACGGCGGTCGTCTGGGTGCGCTCCCGCGGGTCGAGCGCCACCACGGCCAGGCAGACCAGCACGCCGATCCGCAATGCCAGCAGGCCCGCCCGCAGGATGCGGGGCAGGCGGCGGGTGTCGCGGACGTACAGCCAGACCGTCCAGGCCAGCAGCGCCGCTCCGACGCCCAGCAGCAGGCTCCAACCCAGCGGGGTGCGGGGCGGGTTCCACTCGGTCGCCGTCAGCGATTCCAGCGTCGCCCCGGAGGGCGTCGGTCCGGATTGCACGGCCTGAGCCAGCGGGGCGAGGGCCGACAGGGAGAGGGGGGCGAAGATCGTCATGGTCAGGCTCCCGCCCCGTGATAGCCGCAGCGGTAAGCCAGCAGCGATTCCGCCGCCATCAGTGCCGCCATCAGGCCGAGCAGCCACCAGCGGATCTCGCGGGATTGGTCGCCCCCGCCGACCCACGCGACGTCGCCGGCCTCCTGCACCGTGACGTTCTGCGTGCCAGAGAGAGCTTCCGTCAGCGCCGCCGGGGCGATCAGGGCCAGCCGGCTCTCGGCGGCGGGGAAGTTCAGGGCGGTCCAGCGATCGACCGGCTCCCCCTCCGCCGTCGTCAGCCGGACCTTGTAGACGCCAGGCAGATCGGTGTCCGCGTAGCGGGCCGTCAGCAGCAGTTCATCGTCGGTCACCGGGGCGCCGTCGACGCCCGGTTCGTCCTCCCGCAACCGCGGCGTCGCGGTGAGGGAGGCAGACAGGTCGTCCGGCCGTTCGATCAGCACGTCCGGCCGGAAGCGGGCCGCGTCGAGGGCGAACTCCAGCGGCTCCCCGGCGCTGCCGACGGCGTCGCCGGTGTCGATCCGGGCGGCCCACTCCTGGGCCGGGAGGTGGAACAGCGGGAAGGGCGGCGTCCGCGGCCAGTTCGTCCACTCCGCCTCCTCCTCCGAGGGAGCGACGCCGGCGGTGGTCAGGACCGTGAGAATCCGCCCCTCGCCCAGCCGGGAGGCCAACACCAGCGGGGCGCCGTTCCTCAGGGTGGCGACCGTTTCCACGCCGTCGTTGCGGGCGGCGTCGTCCCGGTTCCAGTCCCCGGGGACCGGCAGGTAGCGGTAGATCTTCACCAGATCGGCGAACAGGTTCTCGCCGAGGGTGAGGGCTTCGGTGACGGGGTGCTCCGCGAACCGCACGTCCGGCCCGGCTCCCTCCGCGGCCGGCAGGGCGACCGACGAACCGGCCAGCGGGACGGGGAACAGGCCGGCGGGGACGAGCGTCTCCGTGTAGTAGTCCGCGTCGATCTCCCCGCCGAACCAGATCAGGCCGCCGCCGTTCTCGACGTACCGCGTCAGCGGGCCGACGGCGTCCGCCGGCAGCCGCGGGACGTTCACCACGTAGATCGTCCAGAACTGAGACAGGTCCTCTTTCCGCAGCAGTTCCGTGCCGCCGATGCGCACCTCGCGGCCGGTCAGGTCCGCGTCGAACAGCAGGCTGATCCGGTTCGCCGCCTCCAGGTCGGAGGCCCCGTCCACCACGAGAATCGGCACCCGGGGCAGCACGAGCACGGGGCGGGAGAAGGCGTCGTCGTCCGGCAGGCCGTCCGCGGGGACGGAAACCGTCACCGCGTGCCGGCCGGGGTCGTCGAACTGCACGTCGAACTCCCGCACGACGGTCTGCCCCGGTTCGAGGGCGGGAATCGATTCGCCCAGCGGCAGCGGTTGACCGTCGAGGGCGGCGGAGAGTTCCAGCGGTTCCGCGGCGGTGGGCGCGTCGTTGGTGACGGCCACCCGCACCCGCAGCGGCACGCCGACCGCGGCCGTCGCGGCCCCGTATGAGACCTCCGCGACGCGGCGATTCTCCGGAGCCTCGGCCGTCAGTCGGACCAGGTTGACCTGCACCCCGTCCGCGTCCAGCCGCTCCACCGCCGCGGCGGCGTCGCCGGCGGCGCCCGCGGCGGAGTCCCCGCTAGCAGAGTCGCTCGGCGCCGGCACGTCGCCGGACGCGGCCGCGCCGCCCCAGTCGACGCCGCGGAAGTCCGAGAGTAGATGCACAACGCGTTCGCCGACGTCCGCTTCGCTGGCCAGACGCCGCTCCGCCGCGGCGAGTCCGGCCGCCGGCCGCAGACGGGCGCGGGTCGGTTCCAGGGCGTCCAGCTTTTCCGCCAGATCGGACAGGAACCCGCTGTTCACGTCCCGCCGGGCGAACAGGGCCGAATCCTGATCGGCCCGGCTGAGCAACAACACCGACAGCCGCAGCGACCCCGGCGTGCGGGCGGCCTCGGCGGCAAAGTCCCGCAGCGTGCGTTTGGCCACCTCGAACACGTCGCCTTCTTCCGCCGACGCCCGCATTGAGCCGCTGTCGTCGAGGATTACGACATGGTGGGCGACGTTCCCGTCCCGCAGCACCGACAGCGTGCTCGGGTCCAGCACCAGCCGGGCGATCAGGGCCGCCGCAGCCAGCACGAGCAGGATGCGGAGGAGCAGCAGGAGCAGTTGCTCGATCAGCACCCGCCGCCGGTTCCGCTGTTCGCTTTGGAGCAGGAACTCCATCGCCGCGAACCGCACCTTGCGGAACCGCAGGCGGTTGATGAGGTGAATGACGATCGGCACCGCCGCGCAGGCCGCCCCCGCCGCGGCGATGCCGGGGTGCAGGAAGAACGGGGCGAGGGCGTCGATCATTGTCCGTCGAGGCGAGCGTGGGGGCGTCAGCCCCCCGTGTGAGAGGGGACGAAGATAACACGGAGGGCTGACGCCCCCCGCTCGCCTACCTTCGGAGGGACTTGCGGAAGCCGAGCCGGGCGTTGATGTACCGCGACAGCGAGGCGTCGAAGGGTTCGCTGGTCCGCACGACCTGGTAGTCGATCAGGTTCGCCGCGCAGCGCTTTCGAGTCTCCTCGCAGAAGTCCTGCATCGCCTTCAGATAGCCGGCCTTCAAGCTGCGGGGATCGCAGGTGACCTCGCCGGCGTCCTCCATCCCGACGAAGCGCGTCGTGCCCTGAAAATCGAAATCCAGTTCCGCGTCGTCCAGCACGTGGAACACCAGCACGTCGTGCCCTCGGCTGCGGAGCAT
Coding sequences within:
- a CDS encoding site-2 protease family protein — protein: MFGLPTPTPLDLRFSLFGVPVWISAWHWLGAAFFGWQFVPEAFAQAGGGTFVSHLIVTILCIFLSILLHEMGHALMARAFGMQWSIVLLTFGGLAYGQRPPRIRWWQDVLVALAGPFIQLLLALALMVGLAAVPVFLDGGIDSALALTALNTLLFVNVAWPILNLLPIYPLDGGQVLRAVLGRTLRRGAELWTVRVGFFVAVMVGAFLYVRFHALFAAVLFGFLAMQNFQAMQASRGR
- a CDS encoding BatA domain-containing protein; translation: MIDALAPFFLHPGIAAAGAACAAVPIVIHLINRLRFRKVRFAAMEFLLQSEQRNRRRVLIEQLLLLLLRILLVLAAAALIARLVLDPSTLSVLRDGNVAHHVVILDDSGSMRASAEEGDVFEVAKRTLRDFAAEAARTPGSLRLSVLLLSRADQDSALFARRDVNSGFLSDLAEKLDALEPTRARLRPAAGLAAAERRLASEADVGERVVHLLSDFRGVDWGGAAASGDVPAPSDSASGDSAAGAAGDAAAAVERLDADGVQVNLVRLTAEAPENRRVAEVSYGAATAAVGVPLRVRVAVTNDAPTAAEPLELSAALDGQPLPLGESIPALEPGQTVVREFDVQFDDPGRHAVTVSVPADGLPDDDAFSRPVLVLPRVPILVVDGASDLEAANRISLLFDADLTGREVRIGGTELLRKEDLSQFWTIYVVNVPRLPADAVGPLTRYVENGGGLIWFGGEIDADYYTETLVPAGLFPVPLAGSSVALPAAEGAGPDVRFAEHPVTEALTLGENLFADLVKIYRYLPVPGDWNRDDAARNDGVETVATLRNGAPLVLASRLGEGRILTVLTTAGVAPSEEEAEWTNWPRTPPFPLFHLPAQEWAARIDTGDAVGSAGEPLEFALDAARFRPDVLIERPDDLSASLTATPRLREDEPGVDGAPVTDDELLLTARYADTDLPGVYKVRLTTAEGEPVDRWTALNFPAAESRLALIAPAALTEALSGTQNVTVQEAGDVAWVGGGDQSREIRWWLLGLMAALMAAESLLAYRCGYHGAGA
- a CDS encoding VWA domain-containing protein, with the protein product MTIFAPLSLSALAPLAQAVQSGPTPSGATLESLTATEWNPPRTPLGWSLLLGVGAALLAWTVWLYVRDTRRLPRILRAGLLALRIGVLVCLAVVALDPRERTQTTAVRPSRVAVLIDTSQSMQLPADPAGADAEETRAEAVARTLADSSLIQELRRRHQVQLFRFDSDAELIAELPQGEALDAAVPDVSAPLRGGEAAAALGRLEPDGRETRLGEAVADALRQVRGPTLAGAVILSDGGQNAGAGADAAVGRAARDGVPLYPVGVGGTERPADVRVTDLSAPTDVRFAPERERQDPFEVRAFLAAEGLAGQTATVALTRAPAESDPATTPGETLETRTLALPADGESAEVTFEREPTEAGRFRYTVTITPPPATREARADDNARSAVVRARSRPTSVLLIAGGPNRDYRFLQTALARQATAEVDVLLQSIDPAELPGVTQDGDVLLAEFPKNFPLRPPGEARPESSPDRYDVVLALDADWSRIPAEGVDNLTRWVDRQRGGFVFAAGDVYTPQLTDEALYGPVRNLLPVRLAARSLVEASDESTRPWQPELTDAAAASGVLDLDPERPGDVSAWAAFEGFYRAFPTRGAKDLASVLMLHGDPRTTGDGATVLIADQRYGGGRVYYLGTSEFWRLRSQGPELFERFWTNLIRAAAEGRATEGDEPALFLIDRPETPVGEPVRIAVGLRDARGEPVEAGTVTVTVEGPDGFPAPGSPLTLRPVPGRPGRFEAPFTPPRAGRFTLTLDGDDVGMAADVTATITARLPELELATVRQDVPTLTALAEGGTGRYLSLAEAAETLPGLIESRERTVTVEESVRALWDVRWMLFLIVGLFGFEWLVRKLSRLA